The Salvelinus alpinus chromosome 28, SLU_Salpinus.1, whole genome shotgun sequence genome includes a window with the following:
- the LOC139557650 gene encoding uncharacterized protein isoform X1, with translation MVNSTLTHCSCKPVQLGLRRKAGLKEVENETGDLPPWLNLLLDENTTYEKDPQKPKNRHDMLERVRTKFIEIQRSMNNQMETDMFEKKIHREERMKTPLDALMASRKETSLPMLLSSLKHELREPKSALLFWYKILKSDVSELSDDRDFEYRTILQKIGQFHNFSHKKLPYSKEKFCLLVLSLPSNQLLQPAMQDALMFLTENVFQLLPRQLKHWYQYLKLPFYDAS, from the exons ATGGTCAATTCCACCTTAACACATTGCAGTTGTAAGCCTGTCCAGTTAGGACTCAGAAGGAAGGCAGGTCTAAAGGAGGTAGAGAATGAAACTGGGGACCTACCTCCTTGGCTGAACCTGCTCTTGGATGAGAACA CCACATATGAGAAGGATCCTCAGAA accaaagaacagacaTGATATGCTGGAACGTGTCAGAACAAAGTTCATCGAAATCCAGAGATCTATGAACAATCAGATGGAGACAGACATGTTTGAGAAGAAAAT acacagagaggagagaatgaagaCTCCCCTGGATGCATTGATGGCCTCAAGGAAGGAGACAAGTCTACCTATGCTGCTCTCCTCACTAAAACATGAGCTCAGGGAACCAAAATCTGCACTTTTATTTTG GTACAAAATCCTGAAGAGCGATGTCTCAGAACTGTCCGATGACAGGGACTTTGAGTACAGGACCATCCTGCAGAAGATCGGCCAATTCCACAACTTCTCTCACAAGAAGTTGCCCTACTCAAAG GAGAAATTTTGTCTCCTTGTTCTCTCTCTGCCATCGAATCAGCTTCTCCAACCAGCCATGCAAGATGCTCTGATGTTCCTCACTGAGAACGTCTTCCAGCTCCTACCCCGACAACTCAAGCACTGGTATCAGTATCTCAAACTGCCCTTTTATGACGCCTCGTGA
- the LOC139557650 gene encoding uncharacterized protein isoform X2, translating to MVNSTLTHCSCKPVQLGLRRKAGLKEVENETGDLPPWLNLLLDENTTYEKDPQKPKNRHDMLERVRTKFIEIQRSMNNQMETDMFEKKIHREERMKTPLDALMASRKETSLPMLLSSLKHELREPKSALLFWYKILKSDVSELSDDRDFEYRTILQKIGQFHNFSHKKLPYSKLLQPAMQDALMFLTENVFQLLPRQLKHWYQYLKLPFYDAS from the exons ATGGTCAATTCCACCTTAACACATTGCAGTTGTAAGCCTGTCCAGTTAGGACTCAGAAGGAAGGCAGGTCTAAAGGAGGTAGAGAATGAAACTGGGGACCTACCTCCTTGGCTGAACCTGCTCTTGGATGAGAACA CCACATATGAGAAGGATCCTCAGAA accaaagaacagacaTGATATGCTGGAACGTGTCAGAACAAAGTTCATCGAAATCCAGAGATCTATGAACAATCAGATGGAGACAGACATGTTTGAGAAGAAAAT acacagagaggagagaatgaagaCTCCCCTGGATGCATTGATGGCCTCAAGGAAGGAGACAAGTCTACCTATGCTGCTCTCCTCACTAAAACATGAGCTCAGGGAACCAAAATCTGCACTTTTATTTTG GTACAAAATCCTGAAGAGCGATGTCTCAGAACTGTCCGATGACAGGGACTTTGAGTACAGGACCATCCTGCAGAAGATCGGCCAATTCCACAACTTCTCTCACAAGAAGTTGCCCTACTCAAAG CTTCTCCAACCAGCCATGCAAGATGCTCTGATGTTCCTCACTGAGAACGTCTTCCAGCTCCTACCCCGACAACTCAAGCACTGGTATCAGTATCTCAAACTGCCCTTTTATGACGCCTCGTGA